One genomic region from Alteromonas pelagimontana encodes:
- the ccoN gene encoding cytochrome-c oxidase, cbb3-type subunit I, with protein sequence MSETSQAQPDYNYKVVRQFTVMTIVWGIVGMGLGVFIAAQLFAPALNFDTPWLTFSRLRPLHTNAVIFAFGGSALFATSFYVVQRTSQVRLFSDKLAAFTFWGWQAVIISAIVTLPQGMTSTKEYAELEWPIDILIGLVWIAYVINFFGTLVIRRVSHIYVANWFYGAFMLTVLVLHIGNSMAVPVSMTKSYSLYAGAVDAMMQWWYGHNAVGFYLTAGFLGMMYYFVPKQAGRPVYSYRLSVVHFWALISLYIWVGPHHLHYTALPDWTQSLGMVMSLILFVPSWGGMINGIMTLSGAWHKLRTDPVLRFLIVSLSFYGMSTFEGPMMAIKTVNALSHYTDWTIGHVHSGALGWVAMISIGSVYHLIPVLFGQRAMYSTRLVNIHFWLATIGVVLYIVAMWMSGVLQGLMWRAVNADGTLTYSFVESMEASKPFYVVRFIGGCFILVGMLIMAYNAYRTIRAPKGTIAAEPATQAA encoded by the coding sequence ATGAGTGAAACAAGCCAAGCACAACCTGACTACAATTACAAAGTCGTCAGGCAATTTACCGTTATGACAATTGTCTGGGGTATTGTGGGGATGGGGCTGGGAGTATTTATTGCCGCGCAATTATTTGCTCCAGCACTCAACTTTGATACTCCCTGGTTGACATTCTCCCGTTTGCGTCCATTGCATACCAATGCCGTTATTTTCGCTTTCGGTGGGTCTGCGTTATTCGCAACCTCTTTTTATGTAGTACAGCGCACCAGTCAAGTTCGCCTGTTCAGTGACAAGCTTGCTGCATTTACCTTCTGGGGATGGCAGGCGGTAATCATCTCGGCTATTGTGACTTTACCTCAGGGTATGACAAGTACGAAAGAGTACGCTGAACTGGAATGGCCAATTGATATTCTTATTGGCTTGGTCTGGATAGCGTACGTCATTAACTTCTTCGGCACCCTGGTTATTCGAAGAGTTTCCCATATTTACGTTGCTAACTGGTTTTACGGCGCGTTTATGCTGACTGTTCTGGTATTGCATATCGGAAACAGCATGGCAGTTCCCGTTTCCATGACCAAATCTTACTCCTTATATGCAGGTGCTGTAGATGCCATGATGCAGTGGTGGTACGGACACAACGCTGTCGGGTTTTATCTTACTGCAGGCTTTTTGGGAATGATGTATTACTTTGTTCCTAAACAGGCAGGGCGTCCTGTTTATTCGTACCGGCTTTCAGTGGTGCACTTCTGGGCACTAATTTCTCTTTATATCTGGGTGGGTCCGCACCATCTTCATTATACGGCCTTGCCTGACTGGACTCAGTCGCTTGGAATGGTGATGTCACTTATTCTGTTTGTGCCTTCCTGGGGCGGCATGATCAACGGCATCATGACGTTGTCGGGGGCTTGGCATAAATTACGTACTGACCCTGTATTGCGCTTCCTCATTGTGTCGCTGTCATTCTACGGAATGTCTACCTTTGAAGGCCCGATGATGGCAATTAAAACGGTAAATGCCTTATCTCACTACACTGACTGGACAATCGGGCACGTTCACTCCGGTGCTCTGGGATGGGTTGCCATGATTTCTATCGGCTCAGTGTATCACCTTATTCCTGTACTTTTTGGTCAGCGCGCAATGTACAGCACACGCTTGGTGAATATTCATTTCTGGTTAGCGACGATAGGTGTTGTACTTTATATCGTAGCCATGTGGATGTCGGGAGTACTACAAGGCCTGATGTGGCGTGCAGTTAATGCTGATGGCACGTTAACATATAGCTTTGTTGAATCGATGGAAGCCTCTAAACCCTTCTACGTAGTACGGTTTATTGGCGGCTGTTTTATCTTAGTCGGTATGCTGATTATGGCTTATAACGCCTATAGAACCATCCGAGCGCCGAAAGGCACTATTGCAGCTGAACCAGCGACGCAAGCTGCATAA
- the ccoO gene encoding cytochrome-c oxidase, cbb3-type subunit II, giving the protein MKRNPHELIEKNVGLLTVLILVAIAFGSMVQITPLMFQQQTMEPIKGLKPYTALQLEGRDIYIREGCVGCHSQMIRPFRSETERYGHYSVAGESVWEHPFLWGSKRTGPDLARVGGRYSDAWHHAHLYNPRDVVPESIMPSFPWLQENTLTGEYTAKKMEVFQGFGVPYTDKDIAGAKAAVQGKTEMEALIAYLQSLGTQLK; this is encoded by the coding sequence GTGAAAAGAAATCCACATGAGTTAATTGAAAAAAACGTTGGTCTGCTTACCGTTCTTATTCTGGTGGCTATTGCTTTTGGGTCGATGGTGCAAATAACACCATTAATGTTCCAGCAACAGACCATGGAGCCGATTAAAGGACTTAAGCCTTATACTGCGCTCCAGTTAGAAGGCCGTGACATCTATATTCGCGAAGGTTGTGTTGGTTGCCATAGCCAGATGATTCGTCCGTTTCGTTCAGAAACGGAGCGTTACGGTCATTATAGCGTAGCGGGTGAATCTGTATGGGAGCACCCATTTCTTTGGGGTTCAAAAAGAACCGGGCCTGACTTGGCTCGCGTAGGGGGAAGATACAGTGATGCGTGGCATCATGCGCATCTTTACAACCCTCGTGACGTGGTGCCCGAGTCGATTATGCCGAGCTTCCCTTGGTTGCAGGAAAATACATTGACCGGCGAATACACTGCGAAAAAAATGGAAGTATTTCAAGGCTTCGGCGTACCTTATACCGATAAAGATATTGCTGGAGCAAAAGCGGCGGTACAAGGCAAAACCGAAATGGAAGCCTTAATCGCTTACCTTCAGTCTCTTGGAACACAGTTGAAATAG
- a CDS encoding cbb3-type cytochrome oxidase subunit 3: protein MDQGTIGSIFTVVVFLCFIGIVWWAFAGRNKKDFDEAANLPFADEDKEKSDKDKQES, encoded by the coding sequence ATGGATCAAGGAACTATAGGCAGCATATTTACTGTCGTCGTTTTCCTCTGTTTTATAGGCATAGTATGGTGGGCTTTCGCCGGACGTAACAAAAAAGATTTCGACGAAGCCGCTAACCTTCCTTTTGCAGACGAAGATAAAGAAAAATCAGACAAAGATAAGCAGGAGTCTTGA
- the ccoP gene encoding cytochrome-c oxidase, cbb3-type subunit III, whose translation MSMFWTIWISVLTLGTIFGCYFLLRWCLSNNTGVAEGEPMGHSFDGIEEINNPLPKWWTILFYVTMVFGLVYLLLFPGLGSFDGLLDWKSSNQNIQSLEESEQARIQAKEEGILVEYDRELEFAAEKFDPIFEAYAQIPVEELAKDPEAIKVGQRMFLQNCSQCHGSDARGQRGFPNLTDNDWLYGGTGDKIVETIVNGRQAAMPAWLDAMGEQGINEVVEYVLGLSGRNVDDELAAKGKPRFAVCSACHGPDGKGNQALGAPNLTDNIWLYGSTHAIVTDTVSYGRNGVMPSFKDRLGEDKIHVVASYVYSLSH comes from the coding sequence ATGAGCATGTTTTGGACAATATGGATCTCTGTTCTCACACTGGGAACCATTTTTGGATGCTATTTCCTGTTACGTTGGTGCTTAAGCAACAACACAGGTGTAGCTGAAGGCGAACCAATGGGTCATTCATTTGACGGCATTGAAGAAATTAATAATCCGCTTCCTAAGTGGTGGACCATACTATTCTACGTAACCATGGTTTTTGGTTTGGTTTACTTGTTGCTGTTCCCTGGACTGGGGTCATTTGATGGTTTGCTGGATTGGAAAAGTTCGAATCAGAATATTCAGTCTTTAGAAGAATCAGAACAAGCGCGTATACAGGCAAAAGAAGAAGGTATTTTAGTAGAATATGATCGCGAACTGGAGTTTGCGGCAGAAAAATTCGATCCTATTTTTGAAGCCTATGCGCAAATCCCTGTCGAAGAGCTGGCAAAAGATCCCGAAGCCATAAAAGTTGGGCAACGCATGTTTTTGCAAAACTGTTCTCAGTGTCACGGATCTGATGCTCGTGGTCAGCGAGGCTTCCCTAATCTTACCGACAACGATTGGTTATACGGTGGAACCGGCGATAAAATCGTAGAGACCATTGTCAATGGTCGCCAGGCTGCAATGCCTGCGTGGCTGGATGCAATGGGTGAACAAGGCATTAACGAGGTTGTTGAATACGTACTTGGTCTAAGCGGCCGAAATGTAGATGACGAACTCGCCGCCAAAGGCAAACCACGCTTTGCTGTTTGCTCTGCTTGTCACGGCCCCGACGGAAAAGGTAATCAAGCATTGGGCGCTCCTAACCTCACCGACAATATTTGGTTATATGGCAGCACCCACGCCATTGTCACTGACACGGTAAGTTATGGTCGTAACGGCGTAATGCCTTCCTTTAAGGATCGCTTAGGCGAAGATAAAATCCACGTGGTCGCCTCTTACGTTTACAGCCTGTCTCATTAA
- a CDS encoding FixH family protein has translation MITPWYKQFWPWFLITVPIISFAVGGLMFHLASDTTDSLVVDDYYKEGKAINARLDKLEQARKLNITSDLKIHNDTIILEFHSGIPREGEALKLTFYHVTLKEKDTSVLLTRDASGLYRGTIDQPLEGKWHVTLTPLDESWKIQQSVTLPRADTIKFNP, from the coding sequence ATGATTACTCCCTGGTACAAACAGTTTTGGCCGTGGTTTCTTATTACAGTTCCCATTATTTCCTTTGCCGTGGGTGGGCTGATGTTTCATCTGGCTTCTGATACTACCGATAGTCTGGTGGTCGACGATTATTACAAAGAAGGGAAAGCGATTAACGCCAGACTGGACAAATTAGAGCAAGCTAGAAAGCTGAACATTACCAGTGATCTCAAAATACATAACGACACAATTATTCTTGAGTTCCATTCTGGTATTCCCCGCGAGGGCGAAGCTCTGAAACTGACGTTTTATCATGTAACATTGAAGGAGAAGGACACCAGCGTCTTATTGACCCGTGATGCCAGCGGCCTCTATCGAGGAACCATTGATCAGCCGCTGGAAGGAAAGTGGCATGTCACACTGACGCCTCTTGATGAATCATGGAAAATTCAACAGTCTGTTACCCTGCCCCGCGCTGACACAATAAAATTTAATCCGTAG